One window of Pieris rapae chromosome 14, ilPieRapa1.1, whole genome shotgun sequence genomic DNA carries:
- the LOC123689689 gene encoding acidic repeat-containing protein-like, with amino-acid sequence MSSSSDDEDNMSSSSDDEDSMSSSSDDEDNMSSSSDDEDNMSSSSDDEDSMSSSSDDEDNMSSSSDDEDNMCSSSDDEDNMSSSSDDEDNMSSSSDDEDNMSSSSDDEDALALLQLINMRDRRRNDVRVHVEYN; translated from the coding sequence ATGTCTTCATCTTCAGATGACGAAGATAACATGTCTTCATCTTCAGATGACGAAGATAGCATGTCTTCATCTTCAGATGACGAAGATAACATGTCTTCATCTTCAGATGACGAAGATAACATGTCTTCATCTTCAGATGACGAAGATAGCATGTCTTCATCTTCAGATGACGAAGATAACATGTCTTCATCTTCAGATGACGAAGATAACATGTGTTCATCTTCAGATGACGAAGATAACATGTCTTCATCTTCAGATGACGAAGATAACATGTCTTCATCTTCAGATGACGAAGATAACATGTCTTCATCTTCAGATGACGAAGATGCGCTCGCTTTGCTGCAACTCATTAATATGCGGGACAGGCGACGAAACGACGTGCGCGTGCACGTTGAGTATAATTAA
- the LOC110997317 gene encoding SWI/SNF complex subunit SMARCC2 isoform X2 translates to MTTLGPKKDGGPNVDFFQSSECLTQFDQIRVWLQKNCKKHVQTDPPTKEGLAQLVIQLIQYQENKLGKNATDPPFLRLPMKVFMDMKPGGSLCTVLSTMFRFKSEQRWRKFDFQNPSRKDLNVQMMMEIESALLTAEVIRSPCIYIRPEVDKATANKVKDIISNHQVEVCDDEEDATHIIYPAVDPLEEEYARPVFRKGNHALIHWYYFPDSHDTWAQADLPVDVPETANWDCNRSEPYRVSATWVLDVPNYNEWMNEEDYEVDANGKKKVHKLRLSVDDLIAGGEPSSKSKKGKRKRSPSPPPQKHSKRKSRGAKKRENDVDEEEDNASRDNTDVTPAPEVERQPEPTPATSSTAAAASQEPAASTSEAPTTPAPAIEHDDSQGKHSDSNTQETIIKEEMEDNVTDQTHHIVVPSYSAWFDYNSIHTIEKRALQEFFNAKNKSKTPEIYLAYRNFMIDTYRLNPTEYLTSTACRRNLAGDVCAIMRVHGFLEQWGLINYQVEADVRPTAMGPPPTSHFHVLSDTPSGLQPLQPRPTQPIPRPGILENAAVPKVEAGLPNGTEAGAPIKSEPSVKTEPTIEQISSAPGLKMDQYRGGTRGREWTEQETLLLLEALELHRDDWNRVAAHVGTRTHDECILHFLRLPIEDPYLNDSGVLGPLAYQPIPFSKTGNPVMSTVAFLASVVDPRIASKATRAAMDEFAAIKDEVPAAMMEAHVRAAGAVGPQAALASTGIAGTAPENPPEKKEGSEVKAEPMEVEGEASGEAKVKEEAEAAPPAEEKEIKEEETPPAQDPPAVVDAKLQSAAAAALAAAAVKAKHLAGVEERKIKSLVALLVETQMKKLEIKLRHFEELEATMEREREGLEYQRQQLIQERQQFHLEQLKAAEFRARNHAIQRLQAESGAPVGVPVPGVVPGVPGVPGVTVGPPPTETGHEPPHQPTPHHHP, encoded by the exons atgacTACTTTGGGTCCCAAAAAGGATGGGGGTCCTAATGTGGACTTCTTTCAATCATCGGAATGCCTAACACAGTTCGATCAAATTCGTGTGTGGTTGCAAAAGAACTGCAAAAAG CACGTTCAAACTGACCCACCAACGAAAGAAGGCTTAGCACAACTTGTTATCCAACTTATTCAATACCAAGAAAATAAACTAGGTAAAAATGCTACAGATCCACCTTTCCTGAGGCTTCCG ATGAAAGTGTTCATGGACATGAAGCCGGGTGGCTCGCTGTGCACAGTGCTATCCACCATGTTCCGCTTCAAGTCGGAGCAGCGGTGGCGCAAGTTCGACTTCCAG AACCCGTCTCGGAAAGACCTGAACGTTCAGATGATGATGGAAATAGAGTCGGCTCTTCTGACCGCTGAAGTGATCCGTTCACCATGTATCTACATACGCCCCGAAGTTGATAAGGCCACTGCTAATAAAGTTAAGGATATCATTAGCAATCATCAAGTTGAAGTTTGCG ATGACGAAGAAGACGCGACCCACATAATATATCCAGCAGTTGACCCGCTGGAAGAAGAATATGCAAGGCCGGTCTTCAGAAAAGGTAACCATGCCCTCATCCACTGGTACTACTTCCCGGACAGCCATGATACGTGGGCACAAGCTGATTTACCG GTAGATGTTCCAGAAACAGCTAATTGGGACTGCAATAGGTCAGAGCCGTACCGTGTGTCCGCCACTTGGGTGCTGGATGTACCAAATTATAACGAATGGATGAATGAAGAGGACTATGAAGTTGATGCTAATGGAAAGAAGAAG GTGCACAAACTGCGTCTATCAGTAGACGACTTAATTGCCGGCGGTGAACCGTCATCAAAGAGCAAAAAGGGAAAGAGGAAACGCTCGCCGTCCCCACCCCCACAAAAACACAGCAAAAGGAAGag TCGTGGAGCCAAAAAACGAGAAAATGATGTTGATGAAGAGGAGGACAACGCATCACGAGACAACACTGATGTTACTCCCGCGCCTGAAGTGGAAAGACAACCTGAAC CAACTCCAGCTACATCCTCAACGGCGGCCGCAGCATCACAAGAGCCTGCTGCTTCCACCTCTGAAGCCCCAACTACGCCTGCACCCGCTATAGAGCACGATGATTCACAGGGGAAACACAGCGATTCCAACACACAG GAAACAATAATAAAGGAAGAGATGGAAGATAACGTTACAGACCAGACTCACCACATAGTCGTGCCCTCGTATTCCGCCTGGTTCGACTACAACTCCATACACACGATAGAGAAACGCGCTCTACAAGAGTTCTTTAACGCCAAGAATAAATCTAAGACGCCCGAAATCTATCTCGCGTAcag AAACTTCATGATCGACACTTACCGCCTGAATCCCACAGAATATCTCACGAGTACGGCCTGTAGACGTAATCTAGCGGGGGACGTGTGCGCAATTATGCGAGTACACGGCTTCTTAGAACAATGGGGACTTATTAACTACCAG GTGGAGGCCGATGTACGTCCCACAGCCATGGGACCACCTCCAACATCTCATTTCCATGTGTTGTCGGATACCCCTTCTGGGTTGCAGCCATTGCAGCCAAGACCCACTCAGCCTATACCACGACCGGGTATCTTGG AAAACGCAGCAGTACCGAAAGTTGAAGCAGGTCTTCCTAATGGAACGGAAGCAGGTGCGCCAATTAAAAGTGAGCCCTCGGTCAAGACTGAGCCAACCATTGAACAGATTTCGTCTGCGCCGGGACTCAAAATGGATCag tatcgaGGCGGCACTCGCGGACGAGAATGGACAGAACAAGAAACCTTACTTCTGCTGGAAGCGTTGGAACTCCACCGGGATGATTGGAACAGGGTTGCAGCTCACGTTGGAACCAGGACTCATGATGAGTGTATTCTACACTTCTTGAGGCTGCCGATCGAGGATCCATACCTCAACGACA GTGGTGTTCTGGGTCCTCTCGCCTACCAACCAATCCCATTCAGCAAAACCGGAAATCCGGTAATGAGCACCGTGGCCTTCCTTGCATCTGTGGTCGACCCACGCATTGCTTCCAAAGCCACCAGGGCTGCGATGGACGAGTTTGCTGCTATCAag GACGAAGTACCAGCAGCCATGATGGAGGCCCACGTGCGAGCCGCAGGTGCTGTGGGCCCTCAAGCCGCGCTCGCGAGTACTGGCATCGCTGGTACAGCGCCTGAAAATCCACCTG AAAAGAAGGAAGGTAGCGAAGTAAAAGCTGAGCCCATGGAAGTGGAAGGGGAGGCAAGTGGAGAAGCAAAGGTCAAGGAAGAAGCAGAAGCAGCGCCGCCGGCAGAAGAAAAGGAGATTAAAGAAGAAGAAACACCGCCTGCGCAGG ATCCACCAGCAGTGGTAGACGCGAAGCTGCAATCTGCAGCGGCTGCAGCACTTGCTGCTGCGGCGGTTAAGGCGAAACATCTGGCGGGCGTCGAAGAGAGGAAGATCAAGTCCCTCGTGGCTCTTCTCGTGGAGACGCAGATGAAGAAGTTGGAGATAAAGTTGCGACACTTTGAAGAGCTGGAGGCGACTATGGAGCGGGAAAGAGAAG GTCTAGAATATCAACGACAGCAGTTGATCCAGGAAAGACAGCAGTTCCATTTGGAACAGTTAAAGGCGGCCGAGTTCCGTGCTAGAAACCACGCCATTCAGAG GTTACAGGCGGAAAGCGGTGCACCAGTTGGCGTTCCCGTCCCGGGAGTAGTACCGGGCGTTCCCGGGGTTCCGGGAGTTACAGTGGGACCGCCCCCAACTGAAACAGGACACGAGCCGCCTCATCAACCAACTCCGCATCATCACCCTTAA
- the LOC110997317 gene encoding SWI/SNF complex subunit SMARCC2 isoform X1 produces the protein MTTLGPKKDGGPNVDFFQSSECLTQFDQIRVWLQKNCKKHVQTDPPTKEGLAQLVIQLIQYQENKLGKNATDPPFLRLPMKVFMDMKPGGSLCTVLSTMFRFKSEQRWRKFDFQVGKNPSRKDLNVQMMMEIESALLTAEVIRSPCIYIRPEVDKATANKVKDIISNHQVEVCDDEEDATHIIYPAVDPLEEEYARPVFRKGNHALIHWYYFPDSHDTWAQADLPVDVPETANWDCNRSEPYRVSATWVLDVPNYNEWMNEEDYEVDANGKKKVHKLRLSVDDLIAGGEPSSKSKKGKRKRSPSPPPQKHSKRKSRGAKKRENDVDEEEDNASRDNTDVTPAPEVERQPEPTPATSSTAAAASQEPAASTSEAPTTPAPAIEHDDSQGKHSDSNTQETIIKEEMEDNVTDQTHHIVVPSYSAWFDYNSIHTIEKRALQEFFNAKNKSKTPEIYLAYRNFMIDTYRLNPTEYLTSTACRRNLAGDVCAIMRVHGFLEQWGLINYQVEADVRPTAMGPPPTSHFHVLSDTPSGLQPLQPRPTQPIPRPGILENAAVPKVEAGLPNGTEAGAPIKSEPSVKTEPTIEQISSAPGLKMDQYRGGTRGREWTEQETLLLLEALELHRDDWNRVAAHVGTRTHDECILHFLRLPIEDPYLNDSGVLGPLAYQPIPFSKTGNPVMSTVAFLASVVDPRIASKATRAAMDEFAAIKDEVPAAMMEAHVRAAGAVGPQAALASTGIAGTAPENPPEKKEGSEVKAEPMEVEGEASGEAKVKEEAEAAPPAEEKEIKEEETPPAQDPPAVVDAKLQSAAAAALAAAAVKAKHLAGVEERKIKSLVALLVETQMKKLEIKLRHFEELEATMEREREGLEYQRQQLIQERQQFHLEQLKAAEFRARNHAIQRLQAESGAPVGVPVPGVVPGVPGVPGVTVGPPPTETGHEPPHQPTPHHHP, from the exons atgacTACTTTGGGTCCCAAAAAGGATGGGGGTCCTAATGTGGACTTCTTTCAATCATCGGAATGCCTAACACAGTTCGATCAAATTCGTGTGTGGTTGCAAAAGAACTGCAAAAAG CACGTTCAAACTGACCCACCAACGAAAGAAGGCTTAGCACAACTTGTTATCCAACTTATTCAATACCAAGAAAATAAACTAGGTAAAAATGCTACAGATCCACCTTTCCTGAGGCTTCCG ATGAAAGTGTTCATGGACATGAAGCCGGGTGGCTCGCTGTGCACAGTGCTATCCACCATGTTCCGCTTCAAGTCGGAGCAGCGGTGGCGCAAGTTCGACTTCCAGGTCGGTAAG AACCCGTCTCGGAAAGACCTGAACGTTCAGATGATGATGGAAATAGAGTCGGCTCTTCTGACCGCTGAAGTGATCCGTTCACCATGTATCTACATACGCCCCGAAGTTGATAAGGCCACTGCTAATAAAGTTAAGGATATCATTAGCAATCATCAAGTTGAAGTTTGCG ATGACGAAGAAGACGCGACCCACATAATATATCCAGCAGTTGACCCGCTGGAAGAAGAATATGCAAGGCCGGTCTTCAGAAAAGGTAACCATGCCCTCATCCACTGGTACTACTTCCCGGACAGCCATGATACGTGGGCACAAGCTGATTTACCG GTAGATGTTCCAGAAACAGCTAATTGGGACTGCAATAGGTCAGAGCCGTACCGTGTGTCCGCCACTTGGGTGCTGGATGTACCAAATTATAACGAATGGATGAATGAAGAGGACTATGAAGTTGATGCTAATGGAAAGAAGAAG GTGCACAAACTGCGTCTATCAGTAGACGACTTAATTGCCGGCGGTGAACCGTCATCAAAGAGCAAAAAGGGAAAGAGGAAACGCTCGCCGTCCCCACCCCCACAAAAACACAGCAAAAGGAAGag TCGTGGAGCCAAAAAACGAGAAAATGATGTTGATGAAGAGGAGGACAACGCATCACGAGACAACACTGATGTTACTCCCGCGCCTGAAGTGGAAAGACAACCTGAAC CAACTCCAGCTACATCCTCAACGGCGGCCGCAGCATCACAAGAGCCTGCTGCTTCCACCTCTGAAGCCCCAACTACGCCTGCACCCGCTATAGAGCACGATGATTCACAGGGGAAACACAGCGATTCCAACACACAG GAAACAATAATAAAGGAAGAGATGGAAGATAACGTTACAGACCAGACTCACCACATAGTCGTGCCCTCGTATTCCGCCTGGTTCGACTACAACTCCATACACACGATAGAGAAACGCGCTCTACAAGAGTTCTTTAACGCCAAGAATAAATCTAAGACGCCCGAAATCTATCTCGCGTAcag AAACTTCATGATCGACACTTACCGCCTGAATCCCACAGAATATCTCACGAGTACGGCCTGTAGACGTAATCTAGCGGGGGACGTGTGCGCAATTATGCGAGTACACGGCTTCTTAGAACAATGGGGACTTATTAACTACCAG GTGGAGGCCGATGTACGTCCCACAGCCATGGGACCACCTCCAACATCTCATTTCCATGTGTTGTCGGATACCCCTTCTGGGTTGCAGCCATTGCAGCCAAGACCCACTCAGCCTATACCACGACCGGGTATCTTGG AAAACGCAGCAGTACCGAAAGTTGAAGCAGGTCTTCCTAATGGAACGGAAGCAGGTGCGCCAATTAAAAGTGAGCCCTCGGTCAAGACTGAGCCAACCATTGAACAGATTTCGTCTGCGCCGGGACTCAAAATGGATCag tatcgaGGCGGCACTCGCGGACGAGAATGGACAGAACAAGAAACCTTACTTCTGCTGGAAGCGTTGGAACTCCACCGGGATGATTGGAACAGGGTTGCAGCTCACGTTGGAACCAGGACTCATGATGAGTGTATTCTACACTTCTTGAGGCTGCCGATCGAGGATCCATACCTCAACGACA GTGGTGTTCTGGGTCCTCTCGCCTACCAACCAATCCCATTCAGCAAAACCGGAAATCCGGTAATGAGCACCGTGGCCTTCCTTGCATCTGTGGTCGACCCACGCATTGCTTCCAAAGCCACCAGGGCTGCGATGGACGAGTTTGCTGCTATCAag GACGAAGTACCAGCAGCCATGATGGAGGCCCACGTGCGAGCCGCAGGTGCTGTGGGCCCTCAAGCCGCGCTCGCGAGTACTGGCATCGCTGGTACAGCGCCTGAAAATCCACCTG AAAAGAAGGAAGGTAGCGAAGTAAAAGCTGAGCCCATGGAAGTGGAAGGGGAGGCAAGTGGAGAAGCAAAGGTCAAGGAAGAAGCAGAAGCAGCGCCGCCGGCAGAAGAAAAGGAGATTAAAGAAGAAGAAACACCGCCTGCGCAGG ATCCACCAGCAGTGGTAGACGCGAAGCTGCAATCTGCAGCGGCTGCAGCACTTGCTGCTGCGGCGGTTAAGGCGAAACATCTGGCGGGCGTCGAAGAGAGGAAGATCAAGTCCCTCGTGGCTCTTCTCGTGGAGACGCAGATGAAGAAGTTGGAGATAAAGTTGCGACACTTTGAAGAGCTGGAGGCGACTATGGAGCGGGAAAGAGAAG GTCTAGAATATCAACGACAGCAGTTGATCCAGGAAAGACAGCAGTTCCATTTGGAACAGTTAAAGGCGGCCGAGTTCCGTGCTAGAAACCACGCCATTCAGAG GTTACAGGCGGAAAGCGGTGCACCAGTTGGCGTTCCCGTCCCGGGAGTAGTACCGGGCGTTCCCGGGGTTCCGGGAGTTACAGTGGGACCGCCCCCAACTGAAACAGGACACGAGCCGCCTCATCAACCAACTCCGCATCATCACCCTTAA
- the LOC110997318 gene encoding regucalcin, with translation MWFYLSCAILCIVSANGYKSSTPFIKNLVRGGDHFEGPHWADNENALYWTDISAQKIYRLDAETGNVTIREIVYGPVSLVVTVKDYPKLILVSSRAELYLLSWDSEQGDSALRLLTAVDLGKPDNRINDGKVDRRGRLWFGTMGKEDENGVEKEQGTLYMLTKENYINPAEKVMPVSISNGIAWTSDDLFMFYIDSVLRNIQVFDYDMDTGSIRNRRTLFDFQINNVTGVPDGMTIDTDGNLWVACYDGGKVIKIDSRAGKLLEQHKMPASKVTSVIWGGHNFATLFVTTSKRDLNSMQLAQEPEAGSLFAIENTGSRGYPSNQFIFPNADLY, from the exons atgtgGTTTTATTTAAGCTGTGCTATTTTATGTATAGTTTCAGCGAATGGATACAAATCATCGACACCATTTATAAAGAAT TTAGTACGTGGCGGAGACCACTTCGAAGGCCCACATTGGGCAGACAATGAAAATGCTTTATACTGGACAGATATAAGCGCGCAAAAAATCTACAGACTCGATGCAGAAACCGGAAACGTGACAATACGGGAAATAG tatacgGCCCCGTCTCATTAGTAGTCACCGTTAAAGACTACCCGAAGTTGATATTAGTATCATCACGAGCGGAGCTATATCTACTATCGTGGGATTCAGAACAAGGAGACAGTGCCTTGAGGTTGTTAACAGCTGTGGATTTGGGCAAACCTGACAACCGCATTAATGATGGCAAAGTTGATAGACGGGGAAGGCTATGGTttg GAACAATGGGCAAGGAGGATGAAAATGGTGTAGAGAAAGAACAAGGTACACTTTATATGCTAACAAAGGAAAACTATATCAACCCCGCAGAGAAAGTAATGCCTGTATCAATATCTAATGGCATTGCATGGACTTCAGACGATCTGTTCATGTTTTACATTGATTCTGTTTTGAGAAACATTCAAGTTTTCGATTATGACATGGATACTGGTTCTATAC GTAACAGAAGaactttatttgattttcaaataaataatgtcacTGGAGTTCCCGATGGTATGACTATAGATACAGATGGAAATCTTTGGGTTGCTTGCTATGATGGTGGAAAG gttattaaaatagattcaAGGGCTGGAAAGCTCTTAGAGCAGCACAAAATGCCTGCTAGCAAAGTGACATCAGTAATATGGGGTGGTCATAACTTTGCAACATTATTTGTTACTACAAGTAAACGGGACCTCAATTCTATGCAACTAGCTCAAGAACCTGAAGCAGGATCACTGTTTGCAATTGAAAACACTGGATCAAGAGGATATCCAAGTAATCAGTTTATTTTTCCAAATGCtgatttatattga
- the LOC110997322 gene encoding mitochondrial glutamate carrier 1, with the protein MSKPAQPPPPAQFNPVPKIINGGIAGIIGVSVVFPLDLVKTRLQNQTVGPNGEKQYKNMLDCFRKTYAAEGYFGMYRGSAVNIILITPEKAIKLAANDMFRFYLTLPDGSLPVFRQMIAGGSAGACQIVITTPMELLKIQMQDAGRLAAQAKAEGRKFERVTAMQLTRKLIKERGIFGLYKGITATAARDVSFSIVYFPLFATLNDLGPKEPGQASPPFWWSFGSGCAAGSTAALAVNPFDVIKTRMQTLTKGSGERQYTSILDCITKTLKYEGPTAFFKGGACRMIVIAPLFGIAQTIYYLGLAENYLGIK; encoded by the exons ATGAGTAAACCAGCACAGCCTCCACCACCAGCACAATTCAA TCCAGTACCAAAGATTATAAACGGTGGCATTGCGGGAATCATTGGGGTTTCCGTAGTGTTCCCCTTGGATCTTGTGAAGACGCGATTGCAAAATCAAACTGTCGGACCAAATGGAGAGAAACAATATAAGAACAT GCTGGATTGTTTCCGCAAGACATATGCGGCGGAGGGTTACTTCGGCATGTACAGGGGATCAGCTGTTAACATCATCCTCATCACGCCGGAAAAGGCCATAAAGCTCGCTGCCAATGACATGTTCCGTTTCTACCTTACACTGCCGGATGG ATCACTGCCAGTATTTCGTCAAATGATCGCCGGTGGCAGCGCAGGCGCTTGCCAAATTGTCATCACAACACCTATGGAGCTGTTGAAGATTCAGATGCAGGACGCTGGCAGACTCGCCGCGCAAGCTAAAGCGG AGGGCCGCAAATTTGAACGAGTCACAGCTATGCAATTGACTCGTAAGCTGATCAAGGAGCGCGGTATTTTTGGCCTTTACAAGGGTATCACGGCAACTGCGGCGAGAGACGTGTCATTCAGTATTGTCTATTTCCCATTATTTGCGACGCTCAACGATCTTGGGCCCAAAGAGCCGGGTCAGGCATCGCCACCATTCTG gtgGTCCTTCGGATCGGGTTGTGCAGCGGGGTCAACGGCCGCGCTCGCTGTTAATCCCTTCGACGTTATAAAGACTCGAATGCAGACTCTGACAAAGGGGAGTGGCGAAAGACAGTACACCTCCATCTTAGATTGTATCAC aaaaacattaaaatatgaagGACCAACAGCCTTCTTTAAAGGTGGGGCGTGTCGTATGATTGTCATAGCCCCGCTCTTTGGAATTGCGCAAACCATCTATTATCTAGGTCTAGCCGAGAACTACCTaggcattaaataa
- the LOC110997321 gene encoding MYG1 exonuclease, whose amino-acid sequence MFKFPARINTILSTSQRYCNISRSSQLLKGIGMMKVGTHDGVFHCDEVLACYMLKLLPEYSDAEIVRTRDLEKLKMCDIVVDVGAEFDHERKRYDHHQREFRETLSTIKPDLGNKYKIKLSSAGLIYAFYGEKIIQSLAPKECPLNQGDLQIIFKKVYEYLIEEIDAIDNGVPMTDEEEPKYKIRTHLSARVGKLNPEWNTMQTTNVDEIFEKAMKMVSEEFLQVVNYFISVWLPARDYVKTAIETRFEVHKSGKILEFKERFPWKEHLFDLEEEMGLIGEVNYVVFNDKPKSWRVQAIPVSPGSFVTRKPLCEKWWGVRDDLLSTVAGINDCVFCHSTGFIGGNCTREGAIAMAEASLNA is encoded by the exons ATGTTTAAGTTCCCGGCacgtataaatacaattttatcgaCTTCTCAaagatattgtaatataagcAGAAGTTCGCAGTTGTTGAAAGGCATTGGTATGATGAag GTTGGAACACATGATGGAGTCTTTCATTGTGATGAAGTTCTCGCCTGCTATATGCTCAAACTCCTTCCGGAATACAGTGATGCAGAAATTGTGCGCACTAGAGATTTggaaaaacttaaaatgtGTGATATAGTAGTGGACGTTGGAGCTGAGTTTGACCATGAAAGAAAGAGATATGATCATCATCAACGAGAGTTCAGAGAAACATTAAGTACAATAAAGCCAGATCTTggtaataagtataaaattaa ATTAAGTTCTGCTGGACTTATATATGCATTTTATGGTGAAAAGATTATCCAATCTCTTGCACCAAAAGAGTGCCCCTTAAATCAAGGGGaccttcaaattatttttaaaaaagtttatgaatatttaatagaagAAATAGATGCTATAGACAATGGAGTACCTATGACAGATGAGGAAGAACCAAAGTACAAAATAAGAACACATTTAAGTGCTAGAGTTGGCAAGCTGAATCCTGAATGGAATACAATGCAAACTACCAATGTAgatgaaatttttgaaaaggCAATGAAAATGGTCAGTGAGGAATTCCTACAGGTAGTTAACTATTTCATATCTGTCTGGCTTCCAGCTAGAGACTATGTTAAAACTGCCATAGAAACACGTTTTGAAGTACATAAGTCTGGTAAAATTTTGGAGTTTAAAGAACGGTTTCCATGGAAAGAGCACTTATTTGATTTAGAAGAAGAAATGGGATTGATTGGAGAAGTtaattatgttgtttttaatgataagCCAAAATCTTGGAGGGTCCAAGCTATACCTGTATCACCAGGTAGTTTTGTTACAAG AAAACCACTGTGTGAAAAATGGTGGGGTGTCCGTGATGATTTACTATCCACAGTTGCTGGTATAAATGACTGTGTATTTTGTCATAGTACAGGTTTTATTGGAGGAAATTGTACCAGAGAAGGTGCAATAGCCATGGCAGAAGCAAGTTTAAATGCTTGA